One part of the Denticeps clupeoides chromosome 16, fDenClu1.1, whole genome shotgun sequence genome encodes these proteins:
- the cdt1 gene encoding DNA replication factor Cdt1, which yields MAQARVTDYFTQSKKAGPERFLQKAVAAARNVPHADKRFTRSTTRARRVEPAERSCVQEEFLKLVDEAVSAPVRDAFELKPDELHSSPRTPKRTSAETKLHVASPVFSSVAAEHSTAKKRPRVSHPRDKGGRSQAARKLALYREGEQERVPGSVSVTPPECPVVQSVDKQSKNLVNHTDNTAVTQVKGPSSPLLPATTKRPLLKGDIVGLKYRLQKLKGKAESVLTPSPTPVSTLADLKAGLDRARELTAQVQERKEKAVEEDRSVPEETIGISEGEKLPAFQRFHTLAHDVPPGLTLPFKYKVLAEMFRSMETIVGMLFNRTETVTFAKVKRGVQDMMHKQFDESHIGQIKTVYPSAYVFRQEKNIPTFSATMKRSSYQLTIEPVIEEEKNSAQPVLSASRLLERRKIFHHNLVDVVKIHHKRFLASLDPPVCVPDDLLKRWHPRFRVDEVPNVVSSELPQPPQTEKLSTAQEVLDNARSLMTPKMEKALANMALKTAEIACSKEVVSVPRATVTPAETPSALKGVSQSLLERIRAKEAQKLQIAMTRNPKEEDRLLMMSRLAELARILRNVFIAEKKPSLIMELACNRMVSSYRSPLSHGEMEKHLRLLAELLPNWLTVHPIRKNCYLKLNKTLDMGVVMERLGQKIKEQERRE from the exons ATGGCTCAGGCTCGGGTCACCGATTACTTTACACAGAGTAAGAAAGCTGGACCGGAGAGGTTTTTACAGAAGGCTGTGGCGGCCGCGCGCAATGTCCCTCATGCGGACAAAAGATTCACAAGGTCCACGACGCGGGCGAGAAGAGTCGAGCCCGCCGAGCGCAGCTGTGTCCAGGAGGAGTTTCTGAAACTCGTCGACGAAGCGGTTTCTGCTCCCGTGAGGGATGCGTTTGAGCTGAAGCCAGATGAGCTGCACTCGAGCCCACGGACCCCGAAACGGACTTCAGCCGAGACCAAGCTCCACGTTGCTTCGCCGGTCTTTTCTTCGGTGGCGGCGGAGCACAGCACCGCCAAGAAGCGTCCCAGAGTCTCACATCCCCGAGATAAAGGTGGAAGGAGTCAGGCGGCTAGAAAGCTTGCGTTGTACAGAGAAGGAGAGCAGGAGCGG GTACCTGGCTCAGTCTCTGTGACTCCCCCTGAGTGTCCTGTTGTCCAGTCAGTTGATAAACAGTCAAAGAACCTTGTaaaccacacagacaatacTGCAGTGACCCAAGTGAAGGGACCAAGCAGTCCCCTGTTACCTGCTACTACCAAG AGACCTTTGTTGAAAGGAGACATAGTTGGTCTCAAGTATCGCCTCCAGAAGTTGAAGGGAAAAGCTGAGAGTGTCCTTACACCCTCCCCCACCCCTGTGTCCACATTAGCTGATCTTAAGGCAGGCCTGGACCGGGCTCGAGAGCTCACAGCGCAGGTGCAAGAGAGAAAGGAGAAGGCTGTGGAGGAGGACAGATCAGTTCCAGAGGAAACCATCGGCATCTCTGAGGG GGAGAAACTCCCAGCGTTCCAGCGCTTTCATACTCTTGCTCATGATGTCCCACCCGGACTCACTCTGCCGTTCAAGTACAAGGTTCTTGCAGAGATGTTCCGCAGCATGGAGACCATTGTGGGCATGTTGTTCAACCGTACAGAAACGGTCACTTTTGCTAAGGTCAAAAGGGGTGTCCAGGATATGATGCACAA GCAATTTGATGAAAGCCACATTGGTCAAATTAAGACTGTGTACCCTTCAGCCTATGTGTTCAGACAGGAGAAGAACATCCCTACATTTAGCGCAACCATGAAGCGGTCTAGCTACCAGCTCACCATAGAGCCAGTCATTGAAGAAG AAAAAAATAGTGCTCAGCCTGTTCTTTCAGCCTCTCGTCTTTTAGAGAGGAGGAAGATCTTTCACCACAATCTGGTGGATGTTGTGAAGATACATCACAAG AGGTTCTTGGCCTCCCTGGACCCTCCAGTGTGCGTACCTGATGACCTGCTGAAACGTTGGCACCCCAGGTTTAGAGTGGATGAGGTACCAAATGTTGTATCCAGTGAACTGCCACAGCCCCCACAGACAGAGAAACTGTCCACAGCCCAAGAAGTCCTGGACAACGCCCGCTCACTAATGACCCCTAAG ATGGAGAAAGCTCTTGCTAACATGGCTCTAAAGACAGCAGAAATTGCATGTTCCAAAGAAGTAGTGTCCGTTCCCAGAGCAACTGTGACCCCTGCAGAAACACCAAGTGCCCTTAAGGGCGTCTCCCAGTCTCTGCTGGAAAGG ATACGTGCAAAGGAGGCCCAAAAGCTCCAGATTGCCATGACCCGTAATCCTAAAGAAGAGGATCGCCTTCTGATGATGTCACGCCTAGCAGAGCTGGCACGGATCCTGCGAAATGTTTTCATTGCTGAGAAGAAACCATCCCTAATCATGGAGCTGGCCTGTAATCGAATGGTCTCCAGTTACCGCTCCCCTCTGAGCCATG GAGAAATGGAGAAACACCTTCGCCTCCTAGCAGAGCTCCTTCCCAATTGGCTGACTGTTCACCCGATAAGAAAGAACTGTTACCTGAAACTGAATAAGACCTTGGATATGGGGGTTGTAATGGAGAGACTTGGGCAGAAGATAAAAGAGCAGGAAAGAAGAGAGTGA